A genomic stretch from Chloroflexota bacterium includes:
- a CDS encoding carbohydrate ABC transporter permease — translation MTVAYSMARSWQRFRANPSRILLRVLLYILLVIGAVIFAMPFVWMVRTSVMPGWQAYAFPPQWIPARIDWSNWRRPWEDYPFALFFRNSAFYAIGNVTGSVISTSIAAYAFARLKFRGRDVLFIMVLSTMMLPFQVTLIPQYVLFTKLGWVNTYKPLIVPAWLAASGFNIFLFRQYYMTIPRDLDEAAKIDGCSLFGIYWRILLPLSMPAFGVVAIQQFTFAWNNFMGPLIYLNHQEKFTVSLALRLFQTHYTLDMQALMAATIVALIPVITLFFIAQRYFVQGIVITGVKG, via the coding sequence ATGACTGTGGCATATTCCATGGCTCGCTCTTGGCAGCGATTTAGAGCCAATCCATCTCGGATCTTATTGCGGGTCTTGCTTTATATCCTGCTCGTCATTGGGGCTGTCATCTTTGCCATGCCTTTCGTTTGGATGGTGCGCACCTCGGTCATGCCGGGTTGGCAGGCTTATGCTTTCCCTCCCCAATGGATACCCGCACGGATCGATTGGAGCAATTGGAGACGGCCTTGGGAGGACTATCCATTTGCGTTGTTCTTCAGGAACTCCGCCTTCTACGCCATAGGCAATGTCACCGGCAGCGTCATATCGACATCCATAGCTGCTTATGCGTTTGCTCGGCTGAAATTCCGGGGACGTGATGTCCTGTTCATCATGGTGCTGAGCACGATGATGTTACCTTTCCAGGTCACCCTGATCCCTCAGTATGTGCTTTTCACAAAGCTGGGATGGGTGAACACCTACAAACCTCTGATCGTGCCGGCGTGGCTTGCGGCAAGTGGTTTCAACATCTTCCTGTTCAGACAATACTACATGACGATCCCGAGGGATCTGGACGAGGCGGCGAAGATCGATGGGTGTAGCCTCTTTGGGATATATTGGCGGATCCTCCTGCCTTTGAGTATGCCGGCCTTTGGCGTTGTGGCTATCCAGCAATTTACCTTTGCCTGGAACAACTTCATGGGCCCCCTGATTTACCTAAACCATCAGGAGAAGTTCACTGTGTCCCTCGCCCTTCGGCTATTCCAAACCCATTACACCCTTGATATGCAAGCACTGATGGCGGCGACGATCGTGGCATTGATCCCGGTGATTACGCTGTTTTTCATCGCACAGCGCTATTTCGTCCAGGGTATCGTGATCACCGGCGTCAAGGGATAA